A DNA window from Shewanella baltica contains the following coding sequences:
- a CDS encoding transglycosylase SLT domain-containing protein, whose product MCKAVMNVVISSAILLAGALNAPSAFALTPTQKTFLEAEKALKKQDYEVYKPLRAKLGDYPLAIYLDHDIDIGDLNGLHGAAAKNLIDKYQTTPMYNRLRSKYLNNAGTQKRWSDYLAISPDVPTDIRLQCYYYEAKLAKGEIKTVYAAAQSLWVFGSSRPKECDPLFNAWTKAGKRTQDVIWARMMLSFETGETSLLSYLSQKITTHNNEAKRLVAVYKDPNSLRHTEKFKDKNPIVGDIVAAGLKRLARKDLDQAINLYERYQKANRFTPAQAQQLDKYLVRRILIEQDDSHKSYVDNVLAELKSDDLFERRLRWAIRDHDMRSIARYLNLLQPETLAKERWQYWLYRTNAKDAPESATKALATISNERNFYGFAAAQFLNKPVSLNQSPEPIVDASSQKLTDDVGFVRVQELMALDRYFDARYEWMSLLRRSDNTMRARYGRYAHEQGWYDFGVEASIQGKLWDDIPLRFPMAHQEGFEHASKKHKVNIDEIRAISRRESAFYLYATSGVGARGLMQIMPATAKATAKKHGAKYSDPKDLYSAELNLNLGSAYYAQLLKEFNQNRILATAAYNAGPSRVRRWLANSDGKLDAMGFIEAIPFTETREYVQAVFSYRLIYEAQEQKAQPLFSEAELKFAY is encoded by the coding sequence ATGTGCAAAGCCGTGATGAATGTGGTTATATCCAGCGCAATATTGCTCGCAGGCGCCTTGAATGCCCCTTCTGCATTCGCGTTAACGCCAACGCAGAAAACCTTCCTTGAGGCCGAAAAAGCCTTAAAGAAACAAGACTATGAAGTCTATAAACCCCTACGGGCAAAATTGGGCGATTATCCGCTGGCGATTTACTTAGACCATGATATCGACATCGGCGACCTCAATGGTTTGCATGGCGCTGCGGCAAAAAATCTGATTGATAAGTATCAAACCACGCCTATGTACAACAGGTTAAGGTCTAAATACTTAAACAATGCGGGAACCCAAAAACGCTGGAGTGATTATCTTGCGATAAGCCCCGATGTCCCTACCGACATCCGCCTGCAATGTTATTACTACGAAGCAAAACTTGCCAAGGGCGAGATAAAAACCGTCTATGCGGCGGCGCAATCACTCTGGGTCTTTGGTAGTTCACGGCCAAAAGAATGTGATCCCCTGTTCAACGCTTGGACCAAAGCGGGTAAACGCACTCAAGATGTGATCTGGGCGCGGATGATGCTGAGTTTTGAGACTGGCGAAACCAGTCTGCTGAGCTATTTATCCCAGAAAATCACCACCCATAATAACGAAGCGAAGCGCTTAGTCGCCGTCTATAAAGATCCAAACAGCCTGCGCCATACCGAAAAGTTTAAGGATAAAAATCCGATTGTGGGTGACATAGTCGCGGCGGGATTAAAACGTCTTGCCCGCAAGGATCTCGACCAAGCGATTAATTTGTATGAACGGTATCAAAAGGCTAATCGTTTCACGCCAGCACAAGCCCAACAACTGGATAAATACTTAGTTCGCCGCATCTTAATCGAACAAGATGATAGCCATAAAAGCTATGTCGACAATGTGCTGGCCGAGCTGAAAAGTGACGACTTATTTGAACGCCGGTTAAGATGGGCCATTCGCGATCACGACATGCGCAGCATTGCCCGTTATTTAAATTTACTGCAACCAGAAACCTTGGCTAAGGAGCGCTGGCAATATTGGCTCTATCGCACGAATGCTAAAGATGCGCCAGAAAGTGCCACTAAGGCTCTTGCGACAATAAGCAATGAACGTAATTTTTACGGTTTTGCCGCCGCGCAGTTTTTAAATAAACCCGTCTCGCTGAATCAAAGCCCTGAGCCTATCGTCGACGCCAGCAGCCAAAAATTAACCGATGATGTGGGTTTTGTGCGCGTGCAAGAGCTAATGGCGCTGGATCGTTATTTCGATGCACGTTACGAATGGATGTCGCTGCTCAGACGCAGTGACAACACTATGCGAGCCCGTTACGGCCGTTATGCCCATGAGCAAGGCTGGTATGACTTTGGCGTCGAAGCCAGTATCCAAGGTAAGTTGTGGGATGACATTCCCTTACGCTTCCCGATGGCGCACCAAGAAGGTTTTGAGCACGCCAGTAAAAAACACAAAGTGAACATAGATGAGATTCGAGCGATCAGTCGCCGCGAGAGCGCGTTTTATCTTTATGCGACCTCAGGCGTGGGTGCCCGCGGCTTAATGCAAATTATGCCTGCGACCGCTAAAGCAACCGCCAAGAAACATGGCGCTAAATATAGCGATCCTAAGGATCTTTACAGCGCAGAGCTTAACCTCAATCTTGGCAGTGCTTACTATGCCCAGTTGTTAAAAGAGTTTAACCAGAACCGTATCCTCGCGACCGCCGCCTATAACGCAGGCCCGTCACGGGTGCGTCGCTGGTTGGCAAACTCGGATGGAAAACTCGATGCTATGGGCTTTATCGAAGCCATTCCCTTCACTGAGACCCGTGAATATGTGCAAGCCGTCTTCAGCTATCGATTGATTTATGAGGCGCAGGAGCAAAAAGCGCAGCCATTATTCAGCGAAGCCGAACTGAAGTTTGCTTACTAA
- a CDS encoding EAL domain-containing protein, which yields MINLSSLTLSCEYQPFVDPHTLAIDGYEALARFYLPDGDAVAPNIVFEQLHESTELLAAVEYQAKAFQLAHAPSQQRIFINVDPHAVDGPHTAKLIKLLSQYQQVTVEIIENTCINDAQLANQLFSQFKQANIQVALDDIGAPHSMLCVDLMMNVDYLKFDRHWLTHITHPEGVQLLIALINFAKQTNKQCILEGIETEAHLAFARDIGVDLVQGFLFKSWFIRPTRSQALCLA from the coding sequence ATGATTAACCTTAGTTCGTTAACGCTCAGCTGCGAATACCAACCCTTTGTCGATCCCCATACGTTAGCCATCGACGGCTATGAAGCCTTAGCGCGTTTTTATCTACCTGATGGCGATGCGGTTGCACCTAATATCGTGTTCGAGCAATTGCATGAATCCACAGAATTACTCGCCGCCGTTGAATACCAAGCCAAAGCATTTCAACTCGCTCACGCGCCCAGCCAGCAGCGCATTTTTATCAATGTCGATCCCCATGCTGTCGATGGGCCACATACTGCCAAGCTTATAAAGCTATTATCGCAGTACCAGCAAGTCACGGTCGAAATCATTGAAAATACCTGCATTAACGATGCCCAGCTTGCCAATCAGCTATTCAGCCAATTTAAACAAGCGAATATCCAAGTGGCGCTCGATGATATTGGCGCGCCCCACTCCATGCTTTGTGTCGATTTGATGATGAATGTGGATTATCTCAAGTTCGATCGTCATTGGTTAACCCACATCACGCATCCCGAGGGAGTCCAGTTACTCATAGCGCTGATTAACTTTGCCAAGCAAACCAACAAACAGTGCATTCTAGAAGGCATAGAAACCGAAGCCCACTTGGCGTTTGCGCGAGACATAGGCGTCGACTTAGTCCAAGGCTTTCTGTTTAAATCTTGGTTTATTCGCCCCACCCGCAGTCAAGCGCTGTGTCTTGCATAG
- a CDS encoding AAA family ATPase: MAQSGISELLQQLEQVLLGKPRQIRLALACILARGHLLIEDLPGMGKTSISHGIAQSLGLSYQRIQFTSDMLPADILGVSIFDKHQAQFIFHPGPIFKQMILADEINRASPKTQSALLEAMAEQQISVDGITHRLPNPFFVIATQNPTDQSGTFPLPESQLDRFMMRLSIGYPSHDAELAMLKSNHNHLTLDQLPQCLTPLALMQLQEQCDKVSASDALLNYILALVNFSRSQSDSVGLSPRATKALLQAAKAWAFLAGRHYLVPEDVQAVFCCVAEHRLRTSSQLQGEALSERILASVNPIM, encoded by the coding sequence GTGGCACAATCTGGGATCAGCGAATTACTACAACAACTCGAACAAGTGTTGCTGGGCAAACCTAGGCAAATTCGGCTTGCTTTGGCCTGCATTCTCGCCCGCGGCCACCTGCTGATTGAAGATTTACCCGGCATGGGTAAAACCAGTATTTCCCATGGCATAGCCCAAAGCTTAGGATTGAGCTATCAAAGAATTCAATTTACCAGCGACATGCTGCCCGCTGATATTCTCGGGGTGTCGATTTTTGATAAACATCAGGCGCAATTTATCTTCCATCCAGGGCCGATTTTTAAGCAGATGATCTTGGCCGATGAAATCAACCGAGCCAGCCCTAAGACCCAAAGCGCTTTGCTTGAAGCGATGGCAGAACAACAAATCTCCGTCGATGGCATCACCCATAGATTGCCCAATCCTTTCTTTGTGATCGCGACCCAAAATCCCACCGATCAATCCGGCACTTTTCCGCTGCCAGAATCGCAGCTCGACCGGTTTATGATGCGTCTATCTATTGGTTATCCAAGCCACGACGCCGAACTTGCGATGCTGAAGAGCAATCATAACCACTTAACCTTAGATCAACTGCCCCAATGCTTGACACCACTGGCCTTGATGCAATTGCAAGAACAGTGCGACAAGGTCAGCGCTTCCGATGCCTTACTCAATTACATTCTGGCCTTAGTGAATTTTTCTCGCAGCCAAAGTGATAGCGTGGGTTTATCGCCCCGCGCCACCAAAGCCTTATTGCAAGCTGCTAAGGCATGGGCTTTTTTAGCGGGTCGACATTATTTAGTCCCTGAAGATGTACAAGCGGTCTTTTGCTGCGTGGCGGAGCATAGACTCAGAACCAGTAGCCAATTACAGGGTGAAGCCTTATCCGAGCGAATTCTGGCGAGCGTTAACCCCATCATGTAG
- a CDS encoding DUF58 domain-containing protein, protein MKRLIRPTFVPTLVPIWQRWLARRLPPSPEITLSHRSIFILPSGFGLVWLGLVLLLYLFGTNYQNNLVIGLSILLLSLFNTCILYSYKNLAGLHLRAMTPPEVYAGETLTFPVLISTHHSGHNIQLNYPHNRTYTVHNVSTDEQQALVPFEYHQRGQVSPGRLKIESFYPLGLCRAWSHVDLAISHLVFAQPIEAQLQLEADHTQSEQDPLLLAGKHVSGIDEFKGLKPHVLGESLKQVAWKQWAQGRGMLSKEFQQPQGDPVWLRLRPDAKRLETQLSQLSWQINKLTQLEQYFGLYLQTPMGEDILIAPSIGHNHRIACQKALALYPQLAPSAVNSSSAAKHSNKTAKTTSKKRHVPTSGEQA, encoded by the coding sequence GTGAAACGACTAATACGCCCTACTTTCGTTCCGACTCTAGTACCGATTTGGCAGCGTTGGTTAGCAAGGCGTTTACCACCGAGTCCTGAAATCACCTTAAGCCATCGCAGCATTTTTATTTTGCCGAGCGGTTTTGGCTTAGTTTGGCTCGGGTTGGTTTTACTCTTATATCTATTTGGCACTAACTATCAAAATAACTTAGTCATTGGCCTTAGCATCTTACTCCTAAGCCTGTTTAATACCTGTATTCTTTACAGTTACAAAAATCTTGCTGGTCTACATTTACGCGCCATGACGCCGCCCGAAGTCTATGCGGGCGAGACCTTAACCTTTCCGGTCCTCATCAGCACCCATCACAGTGGTCATAATATCCAGCTTAACTATCCGCATAATCGCACTTATACGGTGCATAACGTCAGCACAGATGAACAGCAAGCGCTCGTGCCCTTCGAATATCATCAGCGGGGCCAAGTGTCACCGGGTCGGCTCAAAATTGAATCCTTCTATCCCTTAGGGCTGTGCCGCGCATGGTCCCATGTGGATTTGGCCATTAGTCACTTAGTCTTTGCCCAACCAATTGAAGCACAGTTGCAGCTTGAGGCTGATCATACTCAGTCGGAGCAAGATCCTCTGTTACTGGCGGGTAAACATGTGTCGGGTATCGATGAGTTTAAAGGTCTTAAACCCCATGTGCTCGGCGAGTCCCTCAAGCAAGTGGCCTGGAAACAGTGGGCACAAGGTCGCGGCATGTTGAGTAAAGAATTCCAACAGCCCCAAGGCGATCCCGTTTGGTTAAGACTCAGACCCGATGCTAAACGGCTCGAAACCCAGTTGAGTCAATTAAGCTGGCAAATCAATAAACTCACGCAACTCGAGCAGTATTTTGGCTTATATCTGCAAACACCAATGGGCGAGGATATATTGATCGCGCCCTCTATCGGTCATAACCATAGAATCGCCTGCCAGAAAGCCCTTGCCTTGTATCCACAGCTAGCGCCGTCAGCCGTTAATTCGTCGTCAGCGGCGAAGCACTCGAATAAAACGGCGAAAACCACCAGCAAGAAACGTCATGTCCCTACTTCGGGGGAACAGGCATGA
- a CDS encoding transglutaminase TgpA family protein, whose protein sequence is MTLTASSTTPQIGDNISRQTLFWLLITNIAVLSPLFDKTTPWTLGICAICLLWRVGIYVGKVAKPPRFLVTSLAIGAATTLALVSKEIGLLNALVNLLLLGYALKYIEMRNQRDVRVVVLAGYFIIALTFIDHQSLLNTAHLLVVTLINTCVLVTLYQDKHSLKHTALLGSKFLLQSVPLALLLFLVLPRFAPLWLVPNMKEVQTGLSDSLAIGDIGKLTRSTELAFRASFANAAPINAELYWRALVMENYDGMTWRQEEGIKKLQKDALLFPPTRPSPALMLNSPALKVTSPEAMTSNADLMTNDPDLIKSPASIDSEGQDTAKQGKQNNKPSIRYQVIAEPSHQPWLFGLDVAYSQDDSVVNMPDYRLLALRNVDQRMSYQVESWPKAKMDLKLSARQRQINLELPSNSNPRTWALAEQFKTQYPEPKPRLWAMMRHFNTEPFFYTLTPPPLGQQQVDDFLFENKAGFCVHYAAAFIFMARATGLPARMVTGYQGGEFNPQAGYYSVYQYMAHAWAEVWLEGEGWVRFDPTAMVAPDRIEQGFDAQFDPALSYLQESPFSSLRFKSMPWLNELRQRFASIDYYWSVWVLGFNQDRQNQVLSGILGDVTNTKIAVFMGLCISLIVLYIAYSAGLLHFSTQGDPISARYQQVCNRLARHGIKRNDSDGPNQFAQQIIEQYQHSAPQLCALMHTLTQSYVALKYQDLPADDYQAHLTKFKAAAKQLNWLLLRAKAKKKFTLA, encoded by the coding sequence ATGACATTAACGGCCAGCAGCACGACACCGCAAATTGGCGATAACATCAGCCGTCAGACTTTATTTTGGTTATTGATCACCAATATCGCCGTACTGAGCCCGCTATTTGATAAGACCACGCCTTGGACCTTAGGCATTTGCGCAATTTGTTTGCTGTGGCGTGTGGGGATTTATGTCGGCAAAGTGGCAAAGCCGCCGCGTTTTTTGGTGACCAGTCTTGCGATCGGCGCCGCAACCACACTGGCACTCGTTTCAAAGGAAATAGGCTTACTCAATGCGCTAGTGAATCTGCTGCTGTTAGGTTATGCCTTAAAATACATTGAAATGCGTAATCAAAGGGATGTGCGTGTTGTCGTCCTCGCGGGCTATTTTATTATCGCGCTGACCTTTATCGACCATCAATCCCTGCTTAATACCGCGCATTTACTCGTGGTAACGCTGATCAACACCTGTGTGCTCGTGACCCTGTATCAAGATAAACACTCCCTAAAACACACGGCATTGCTTGGTAGTAAATTCTTGCTACAGAGTGTGCCCCTCGCGCTGCTGTTGTTTTTAGTGTTACCGCGTTTTGCGCCGCTCTGGTTAGTGCCCAACATGAAAGAAGTGCAAACGGGCTTGTCCGATAGTCTTGCCATTGGTGATATCGGCAAGCTCACCCGTTCGACCGAACTGGCCTTTAGGGCGAGTTTTGCCAATGCAGCGCCCATTAATGCTGAGTTATATTGGCGCGCGCTGGTGATGGAAAACTATGACGGTATGACTTGGCGTCAGGAGGAAGGCATTAAAAAGCTGCAAAAAGATGCGCTGCTGTTTCCGCCCACTCGGCCAAGCCCCGCCTTGATGCTTAATAGTCCAGCTTTGAAGGTCACCAGTCCTGAAGCTATGACCAGTAATGCTGATTTAATGACCAATGATCCTGATTTAATAAAGAGCCCCGCTTCGATAGACAGCGAAGGTCAAGATACTGCAAAACAAGGCAAGCAAAACAATAAGCCAAGTATTCGTTACCAAGTGATTGCTGAGCCGAGCCACCAGCCGTGGTTATTTGGCCTTGATGTCGCCTACAGCCAAGATGATAGTGTGGTCAATATGCCCGATTATCGGCTGTTAGCGCTGCGCAATGTCGATCAGCGAATGAGTTATCAAGTGGAGTCTTGGCCCAAGGCGAAGATGGATCTCAAGCTCTCGGCGCGGCAAAGGCAGATTAACCTAGAACTGCCGAGTAACAGTAATCCACGAACTTGGGCGCTGGCCGAGCAATTTAAGACTCAATATCCCGAGCCTAAGCCACGACTGTGGGCCATGATGCGCCACTTTAATACCGAGCCTTTTTTCTACACACTCACGCCGCCTCCCCTTGGGCAGCAGCAAGTGGATGATTTTCTATTTGAAAACAAAGCCGGATTTTGTGTGCACTATGCCGCAGCCTTCATTTTTATGGCGCGGGCCACAGGCTTACCCGCACGTATGGTCACGGGTTATCAGGGCGGTGAGTTTAATCCGCAAGCGGGTTACTACAGCGTGTATCAATATATGGCCCACGCATGGGCAGAGGTTTGGCTCGAAGGTGAAGGTTGGGTTCGTTTCGACCCGACCGCTATGGTGGCGCCCGATCGAATCGAACAAGGATTCGACGCCCAGTTTGATCCCGCGCTGAGTTATCTGCAGGAAAGCCCTTTTAGTAGCTTACGCTTTAAATCCATGCCTTGGCTCAATGAGTTAAGGCAACGTTTTGCCAGCATAGATTATTACTGGAGCGTGTGGGTACTGGGTTTCAATCAAGATAGGCAGAATCAAGTGCTCAGCGGCATATTAGGCGATGTGACTAACACTAAAATCGCGGTATTTATGGGGCTGTGTATCAGCCTTATCGTGCTCTATATCGCCTACAGTGCGGGGCTATTACATTTTAGCACTCAGGGCGATCCTATCAGCGCTCGCTATCAACAGGTCTGCAATCGCCTCGCCCGCCATGGTATTAAGCGTAATGACAGTGATGGACCAAACCAATTTGCGCAGCAGATTATCGAGCAATACCAACACAGTGCACCACAGCTTTGTGCGCTGATGCACACCTTGACCCAAAGTTATGTGGCGCTGAAGTATCAAGATTTACCGGCTGATGACTATCAAGCGCATTTAACAAAATTTAAAGCGGCGGCAAAGCAACTGAATTGGTTATTGCTCAGGGCTAAGGCGAAAAAGAAGTTCACGCTAGCCTAG
- the recC gene encoding exodeoxyribonuclease V subunit gamma gives MLKLIQSNQMEVLCAHLAAYLTQPLAFARLLSNEHILVQSPGMSTWLRLEIAKQNGIAAALEFPLPSSFTWQLCHDLLPDVPKDNAFTKAAMTWKLMQLLPRMLQDDAFGPLRHYLGNTLDNTSTINTADTSEHLNTSDMTADDIKLYQLCGRIADIFDQYLVYRPDWILAWEQNEHPESLTKPLNEDQRWQPILWRALIAFNRDELNQSHYHRANLHSDLIAALNNPDTSLAQLPQRLFVFGISSMAPQTLEVLYHLAGRIDVIVLGLSPCQHYWGDIVDPRNRARMAVQYAGKRQLAELWEDKLEVGNPLLANNGKMGRELLDMLLELPAEHCDFGDDVYCEPCDDPNSPHSHASMLHGVQYDILEMQTLDRVLGPDAELYQNVKNRRLLKRDDESIRVKSCHSPLREVETLHDHLLELLSNDVDLTPKDIVVMMPDVAAYAPYIDAVFSAKQGLHYIPYAIADRGAAQESPLINSFLNLLGINQSRFGLTDILSILEVPAILRRFQLDDDELQLIRRWLDEAGVRWGRDEQSRLKQGVPAFKQNSWAFGIKRLILGYALSDDAPLYQDHLIVTGIEGQSAQALGKLLNFIEVLDETAQILALPQVGALRLAELTELLDAFYDTDEDEREQLQEIRDAIAALEQELLSAGKPLDTNSLDTSMFETLAKQSISGLSLSIEVLQQWFNQRLTESRVGQRYLAGSVNFCTLMPMRSIPFKVVCLLGMNDGVYPRVQHPVGFDLMAHFGARKGDRSRRLDDRYLFLEALLSAREQLYISYIGRSERDNSERIASMLVSELIEYCQLCYLPETLLAQSQKVSSPIDPEDAEKALYNAIVSHQPLQPFDPKLYQATVKSDDEDSSNIDGSSISQHKSGMGQSYSQQWCPPNAAAAGTHAGRFIGAQTRIMLEADEQDSMPDTEAQPASVREQQQSKQVDVSALIRFFRNPAQYFFNRTLKVDLSLNIQADDNDEPFSLNALERYMLQAQLLDDAIGQGLTEPDIELIKRLKASGSLPMQPFDDLLLRQYQHDIKPLIGRTLFLKGEQASSHADIKLVFDLPITAGKSQQVLLQGRIDDISPKGLVNYRPGSAHGRDVLRLYLRHLCLMAMGHTHASYLLDMGHFHALAPITAERAHALLADLLVLFYQGQQYPLCFMPRTSLAYVSCEGEHDERLQQALPEWLDEQSQLGEGNEPHYQRLFSFPRDFSEDSFGALAERIYRPMVSLYLKDTLAQLEEFALNDGMSQGQTPNVQATETQATAAHLNRDSAQGEQA, from the coding sequence ATGCTAAAGTTAATCCAGTCCAATCAGATGGAAGTGCTCTGCGCCCATTTAGCCGCTTACCTGACCCAACCCCTTGCTTTTGCACGTCTACTGAGTAACGAGCATATTTTGGTGCAGAGTCCCGGCATGTCGACTTGGCTGCGCCTCGAAATCGCCAAACAAAATGGGATTGCCGCCGCATTGGAATTCCCGCTGCCATCGAGCTTTACTTGGCAGTTGTGCCATGACTTATTGCCCGATGTGCCCAAAGACAACGCCTTCACTAAGGCGGCAATGACGTGGAAGCTGATGCAACTCTTGCCGCGCATGTTGCAAGATGACGCCTTTGGGCCATTGAGACACTATCTAGGTAATACGCTAGACAACACGTCCACCATAAATACCGCCGATACGAGTGAACATCTCAACACCAGTGATATGACGGCTGACGACATTAAGCTGTACCAACTCTGTGGCCGTATCGCCGATATCTTCGACCAATACTTAGTGTATCGCCCCGATTGGATTTTAGCGTGGGAGCAAAACGAGCATCCCGAATCACTTACCAAGCCACTGAATGAAGACCAACGCTGGCAACCTATTCTATGGCGCGCACTGATTGCCTTTAACCGCGATGAGCTTAATCAAAGCCATTACCACAGAGCCAACCTGCACAGCGACTTGATTGCCGCGCTAAATAATCCCGACACGTCACTCGCCCAATTGCCACAACGCTTATTTGTGTTTGGCATTTCCTCAATGGCGCCGCAAACCCTCGAAGTACTTTACCATCTGGCAGGTCGTATCGATGTGATCGTGCTGGGTTTAAGCCCGTGTCAACACTATTGGGGCGACATTGTTGATCCCCGTAATCGTGCCCGCATGGCGGTGCAATATGCGGGTAAACGTCAATTAGCAGAACTATGGGAAGATAAACTCGAAGTAGGCAATCCGCTGCTTGCCAATAACGGCAAGATGGGCCGAGAATTACTCGATATGCTGCTTGAGCTCCCCGCCGAACACTGCGACTTTGGCGACGATGTGTATTGTGAGCCCTGCGACGATCCCAACTCGCCACACAGTCATGCCAGCATGCTCCACGGGGTGCAATACGATATTTTAGAGATGCAAACCTTAGACAGAGTGCTAGGGCCTGATGCCGAGCTGTACCAAAATGTCAAGAACAGACGCCTGCTTAAGCGCGACGATGAATCCATTCGAGTCAAGAGTTGTCACAGCCCACTGCGGGAAGTCGAAACCCTGCACGATCACTTGCTTGAGTTACTCAGCAATGATGTCGACCTGACACCCAAAGACATAGTGGTGATGATGCCCGATGTCGCCGCTTACGCGCCCTACATCGATGCTGTCTTCTCGGCGAAGCAAGGTCTGCATTACATTCCCTACGCCATTGCCGACCGCGGCGCAGCGCAGGAATCACCGCTCATCAATAGCTTTTTGAATTTACTTGGGATTAATCAAAGTCGCTTCGGTCTGACCGACATTTTGAGCATACTCGAAGTACCCGCCATTTTGCGCCGTTTCCAGCTCGATGACGATGAATTGCAACTGATCCGCCGCTGGTTAGATGAAGCGGGCGTGCGTTGGGGCCGCGATGAACAAAGCCGCCTTAAACAAGGCGTGCCAGCGTTTAAGCAAAACTCCTGGGCCTTTGGTATTAAAAGGCTGATTTTAGGCTACGCCTTGAGTGACGATGCGCCGCTGTACCAAGACCATCTGATCGTGACTGGCATCGAAGGCCAATCGGCGCAGGCGTTAGGTAAGTTACTCAATTTTATTGAAGTACTCGATGAAACGGCGCAAATACTCGCCTTACCGCAAGTGGGCGCCCTGCGTTTGGCTGAATTAACTGAGCTACTGGATGCCTTCTACGACACTGATGAAGACGAGCGCGAACAATTGCAGGAAATCCGCGATGCCATTGCCGCCCTAGAGCAAGAGTTACTATCGGCGGGCAAGCCATTGGATACAAACTCGTTAGATACAAGTATGTTCGAGACGCTAGCCAAACAGAGCATAAGCGGACTGAGCCTCAGTATCGAAGTGCTGCAGCAATGGTTTAATCAACGCTTAACCGAATCTCGGGTCGGCCAGCGTTATCTTGCGGGAAGCGTGAACTTTTGTACCTTGATGCCGATGCGCTCGATCCCCTTTAAGGTCGTGTGTTTACTCGGCATGAATGATGGGGTGTATCCTAGGGTTCAGCATCCCGTCGGCTTTGATTTAATGGCACACTTTGGTGCCCGTAAAGGCGATCGCTCCCGCCGTCTCGATGACAGATATTTGTTTTTAGAAGCCTTATTGTCGGCGCGTGAGCAACTGTATATCAGCTATATCGGTCGCAGCGAACGGGATAACTCTGAACGTATCGCCTCTATGCTCGTCTCTGAACTGATTGAATATTGTCAGCTGTGCTATTTGCCTGAAACGCTATTGGCTCAATCGCAGAAAGTTTCAAGCCCCATAGACCCAGAAGATGCTGAAAAAGCCCTTTATAACGCGATTGTCAGCCACCAGCCGCTGCAACCCTTCGATCCTAAGTTGTATCAAGCCACAGTAAAAAGTGATGACGAAGATAGCTCAAACATAGATGGCTCAAGCATAAGCCAACATAAGTCGGGCATGGGCCAAAGTTATAGCCAGCAATGGTGTCCGCCCAATGCGGCGGCAGCGGGCACACATGCGGGCCGCTTTATCGGCGCGCAAACTCGCATCATGCTCGAAGCGGATGAGCAAGACTCAATGCCAGATACAGAGGCACAGCCCGCTTCTGTGCGCGAACAACAGCAAAGCAAGCAAGTTGATGTGTCTGCCCTGATCCGTTTCTTTCGAAATCCGGCGCAGTACTTCTTCAACCGAACGCTTAAAGTCGACCTTAGTCTTAATATTCAGGCCGATGATAATGACGAGCCCTTTAGCTTAAATGCCCTAGAGCGCTATATGTTACAGGCCCAGTTACTCGACGATGCCATAGGCCAAGGTCTGACTGAGCCCGATATCGAGCTAATTAAACGCCTCAAAGCCAGCGGCAGTTTGCCGATGCAGCCCTTCGATGATTTGCTGCTACGCCAATATCAGCACGATATTAAGCCTTTGATTGGTAGAACCTTGTTCCTCAAGGGAGAACAGGCCAGTAGTCACGCGGATATTAAACTCGTGTTTGACTTACCCATCACGGCGGGTAAATCCCAGCAAGTGTTACTGCAAGGCCGTATTGATGACATCAGCCCTAAGGGATTAGTGAATTACCGTCCCGGTAGCGCCCACGGCCGCGATGTGCTGAGGTTATACCTTCGCCACCTGTGTTTAATGGCAATGGGTCACACACATGCAAGCTATCTACTCGACATGGGGCATTTCCACGCCTTAGCGCCAATCACTGCTGAGCGCGCCCATGCGTTACTGGCCGATTTGCTGGTGCTGTTTTATCAAGGTCAGCAATATCCACTGTGTTTTATGCCGCGCACCTCACTGGCCTACGTCAGCTGCGAGGGTGAGCACGATGAGCGTTTGCAGCAAGCGTTACCTGAATGGCTGGATGAGCAGAGTCAATTGGGCGAAGGGAACGAGCCCCATTACCAACGCTTATTCAGTTTTCCGCGGGATTTCTCTGAGGATAGCTTTGGCGCATTAGCCGAGCGCATCTATCGCCCTATGGTGAGTTTATATCTCAAAGATACCTTGGCTCAGCTTGAAGAATTTGCGCTAAATGATGGCATGAGCCAAGGCCAAACTCCCAATGTACAAGCGACTGAAACACAAGCGACTGCAGCACATTTAAACCGCGATAGCGCACAGGGAGAGCAAGCATGA